A window of Rhabdothermincola salaria contains these coding sequences:
- a CDS encoding NAD-dependent epimerase/dehydratase family protein: MTTTPAPLEGQKILLTGVTGQVAAPLARNLVAAGNTVYGTSRFADDAARDKVAADGVIPVRADFETNDLDEIPDDLDVVLHFAVSKDQDFDRALAANAEGTAFLIEKVKGVKAFLHCSSCAVYEPDDHVPHVETSALGDNHRPMGFLPTYSISKIAAESAAKYAAKRFGVPTVIARLDVPYGPTHGWMSFQLVMAQHGMKVDVHPDAPNSHNLLHDDDLLSSLPYLLEQAAVPAPIFNWCSPEIVSIEEWCAEISRLTGVEFDFNVTTATIPPNPTDPSKLLGLGWEPQVSWRDGIRRLLETSYPDLLKS, from the coding sequence ATGACCACGACACCTGCGCCCCTCGAGGGGCAGAAGATCCTCCTCACCGGCGTCACCGGCCAGGTGGCCGCCCCCCTGGCCCGCAACCTGGTGGCCGCCGGCAACACCGTGTACGGCACCTCCCGCTTCGCCGACGACGCCGCCCGCGACAAGGTGGCGGCCGACGGCGTGATCCCGGTGCGGGCCGACTTCGAGACCAACGACCTCGACGAGATCCCCGACGACCTCGACGTGGTCCTGCACTTCGCGGTGTCCAAGGACCAGGACTTCGACCGGGCCCTGGCCGCCAACGCCGAGGGCACCGCCTTCCTCATCGAGAAGGTCAAGGGGGTCAAGGCCTTCCTGCACTGCTCGTCGTGCGCCGTCTACGAACCCGACGACCACGTGCCCCACGTCGAGACCTCGGCACTGGGCGACAACCACCGGCCCATGGGGTTCCTGCCCACGTACTCGATCTCCAAGATCGCGGCCGAGTCCGCCGCCAAGTACGCGGCGAAGCGCTTCGGTGTGCCCACGGTGATCGCCCGCCTCGACGTGCCCTACGGGCCCACCCACGGCTGGATGTCGTTCCAGCTGGTGATGGCCCAGCACGGCATGAAGGTCGACGTGCACCCCGACGCCCCCAACAGCCACAACCTGCTCCACGACGACGACCTGCTGTCGTCGCTGCCGTACCTGCTCGAGCAGGCCGCCGTGCCGGCACCGATCTTCAACTGGTGCAGCCCGGAGATCGTGAGCATCGAGGAGTGGTGCGCCGAGATCAGCCGTCTCACCGGCGTCGAGTTCGACTTCAACGTCACCACCGCCACCATCCCGCCCAACCCCACCGATCCCTCCAAGCTCCTCGGGCTCGGCTGGGAGCCCCAGGTCTCGTGGCGCGACGGCATCCGCCGACTGCTCGAGACCTCCTATCCAGACCTGCTGAAGAGCTGA
- a CDS encoding pirin family protein, with protein sequence MSGPVSTDDSPAHEGDEHPTAPPTLERTAARTVDLAGITVRRALPRRGRRTVGAWCFVDHFGADAPSGADEAGSAAGGPTMAVGPHPHIGLQTVTWLLEGEVLHTDSLGSEQLIRPGQLNLMTAGRGVAHAEHTPPSSAVAQRGAQLWIAQPEATRHGDPAFAHHADLDAADLGGGITATVLVGELGGVRSPARTDTPLVGAAVSGGAEGRGAVALHPRFEYAVVVLAGAASLAGPGLDDDEPVVPGQLAYLGAGRDELALRTITGTELLLLGGEPFETEPLMWWNFVARTHDEIRAARADWQAGHERFAPVASSLAPIDAPEVPF encoded by the coding sequence ATGAGCGGACCGGTGAGCACCGACGACTCCCCCGCCCACGAGGGCGACGAGCACCCGACCGCGCCGCCCACCCTCGAACGCACCGCGGCCCGAACCGTCGATCTGGCCGGCATCACGGTGCGGCGGGCCCTTCCCCGCCGCGGCCGTCGCACGGTCGGCGCCTGGTGCTTCGTCGACCACTTCGGGGCGGACGCGCCGTCCGGCGCCGACGAGGCAGGCTCCGCAGCCGGTGGCCCGACCATGGCCGTCGGCCCTCACCCCCACATCGGGCTGCAGACCGTGACCTGGCTGCTCGAGGGGGAGGTCCTGCACACCGACAGCCTCGGCTCGGAGCAGCTCATCCGACCCGGGCAGCTCAACCTCATGACCGCGGGGCGTGGGGTGGCCCACGCCGAGCACACGCCCCCTTCCTCCGCGGTCGCCCAGCGCGGCGCCCAGCTCTGGATCGCCCAACCCGAGGCCACCAGGCACGGCGACCCCGCCTTCGCCCACCACGCCGACCTCGACGCCGCCGACCTCGGCGGCGGGATCACCGCGACCGTCCTGGTCGGCGAGCTCGGCGGCGTGCGCTCCCCTGCCCGCACCGACACCCCCCTGGTCGGCGCCGCCGTGTCGGGCGGAGCCGAGGGACGCGGTGCCGTCGCCCTCCACCCCCGCTTCGAGTACGCCGTCGTGGTCCTGGCCGGAGCGGCCTCGCTCGCCGGGCCGGGGCTCGACGACGACGAGCCCGTCGTGCCGGGCCAGCTCGCCTACCTCGGCGCCGGCCGCGACGAGCTGGCCCTGCGCACCATCACCGGCACCGAGCTGCTCCTGCTCGGCGGAGAGCCCTTCGAGACCGAGCCCCTCATGTGGTGGAACTTCGTGGCCCGCACCCACGACGAGATCCGCGCCGCCCGCGCCGACTGGCAGGCCGGCCACGAGCGCTTCGCTCCGGTGGCGTCGTCCCTCGCGCCCATCGATGCCCCCGAGGTCCCCTTCTGA
- a CDS encoding acyl-CoA dehydrogenase family protein: protein MEIRYTPEQEAFRAELRAYYDDLLDDETVAELSDSHGIGEATKRVWKQMCADGWAGIGWPKEWGGQGRKAIDQFVFFDESMRAGAPVPMLTINTVGPTIMNFGTDWQREFFVPKILSGDLHFCIGYSEPQAGTDLAALQCRAVRDGDEYVINGQKMWTSLAGGADYCWLAVRTDPEAKKHKGISVIIVPMDTPGITIQPLTLMGEHDINATFFDDVRVPAKYLVGEENGGWGLITNQLNHERVTLCASGTTERHLADVRRWAQDTELPDGRRVIDQEWVQLNLARVHARLEYLRLANWKVAWSSEQGSLHPADASSVKVFGTEFYMEAYRLLMEVLGPRAYVKADSPEAIMRSRLESGIRSSIILTFGGGTNELQRDLIAMFGLGFPRSAR, encoded by the coding sequence ATGGAGATCCGCTACACCCCGGAGCAGGAGGCGTTCCGCGCCGAACTGCGTGCCTATTACGACGACCTGCTCGACGACGAGACGGTTGCCGAGCTGTCCGACAGCCACGGCATCGGCGAAGCCACCAAGCGGGTCTGGAAGCAGATGTGCGCCGACGGGTGGGCCGGGATCGGCTGGCCCAAGGAGTGGGGCGGGCAGGGCCGCAAGGCCATCGACCAGTTCGTGTTCTTCGACGAGTCGATGCGAGCCGGCGCCCCCGTCCCGATGCTCACCATCAACACGGTCGGGCCGACCATCATGAACTTCGGCACCGACTGGCAGCGCGAGTTCTTCGTCCCCAAGATCCTCTCGGGTGACCTGCACTTCTGCATCGGCTACTCCGAGCCCCAGGCCGGCACCGACCTCGCCGCCCTGCAGTGCCGGGCCGTGCGCGACGGCGACGAGTACGTCATCAACGGCCAGAAGATGTGGACCAGCCTGGCCGGCGGTGCCGACTACTGCTGGCTGGCGGTGCGCACCGATCCCGAGGCCAAGAAGCACAAGGGCATCTCGGTGATCATCGTTCCGATGGACACGCCGGGCATCACCATCCAGCCCCTCACCCTCATGGGCGAGCACGACATCAATGCCACGTTCTTCGACGACGTGCGGGTGCCGGCCAAGTACCTGGTGGGCGAGGAGAACGGCGGTTGGGGGCTCATCACCAACCAGCTCAACCACGAGCGCGTCACCCTGTGCGCCAGCGGCACGACCGAGCGCCACCTGGCCGACGTGCGCCGCTGGGCCCAGGACACCGAGCTGCCCGACGGCCGCCGGGTCATCGACCAGGAGTGGGTGCAGCTCAACCTGGCCCGGGTGCACGCCCGCCTCGAGTACCTCCGCCTGGCCAACTGGAAGGTGGCGTGGTCGTCCGAGCAGGGCTCCTTGCACCCGGCCGACGCCTCCAGCGTCAAGGTGTTCGGCACCGAGTTCTACATGGAGGCCTACCGGCTGCTCATGGAGGTCCTCGGACCCCGTGCCTACGTCAAGGCCGACAGCCCCGAGGCGATCATGCGCAGCCGCCTCGAATCGGGCATCCGCAGCTCGATCATCCTCACCTTCGGCGGCGGCACCAACGAGCTGCAGCGCGACCTCATCGCCATGTTCGGCCTCGGGTTCCCCCGCTCGGCCCGCTGA
- a CDS encoding NAD-dependent epimerase/dehydratase family protein yields MAELSGEKILVTGPAGQIAFPLAEYLARDNEVWGIARFGDPTTKDKVEAVGVRTVVGDLGDGSFGDLPDDFTYVVHFAALMAPGWDFDAAFRANAEGTGLLLSHCRKAKAALVMSTHSTYRPPADGDPWHVFPETDPLGEVNAAHAPTYSMSKIAQEAVARTCARLFDLPVTIARMNASYGVNGGLPTQHVDALLAGNPVTTRWDPCLYSPIHQDDINSQTAALLEAATVPATIVNWAGDEPVSVQEWCAYVGELGGFEPVVNVVEQPGTLRGSVADNTRRLAITGPCRVGWREGIKQVYDDRAGRAAS; encoded by the coding sequence GTGGCCGAGCTGTCCGGCGAGAAGATCCTCGTCACCGGGCCAGCGGGGCAGATCGCCTTCCCGCTGGCCGAGTACCTGGCCCGTGACAACGAGGTGTGGGGCATCGCCCGCTTCGGCGACCCCACCACCAAGGACAAGGTGGAGGCCGTCGGTGTGCGCACCGTCGTCGGCGACCTGGGCGACGGATCGTTCGGCGACCTGCCCGACGACTTCACCTACGTGGTCCACTTCGCCGCCCTCATGGCCCCGGGGTGGGACTTCGACGCCGCCTTCCGCGCCAACGCCGAGGGCACCGGCCTGCTGCTGTCGCACTGCCGCAAGGCCAAGGCCGCCCTGGTGATGAGCACCCACTCCACCTACCGGCCGCCGGCCGACGGCGACCCGTGGCACGTGTTCCCCGAGACCGACCCGCTCGGCGAGGTCAACGCCGCCCACGCGCCCACCTACTCCATGTCCAAGATCGCCCAGGAGGCGGTGGCCCGCACCTGCGCCCGCCTCTTCGACCTGCCCGTCACCATCGCCCGGATGAACGCCTCGTATGGCGTCAACGGGGGGCTGCCCACCCAGCACGTCGACGCCCTGCTGGCGGGGAATCCCGTCACCACCCGTTGGGATCCGTGCCTGTACTCGCCGATCCACCAGGACGACATCAACTCACAGACGGCCGCGCTGCTCGAGGCCGCCACCGTGCCCGCCACCATCGTGAACTGGGCGGGCGACGAACCGGTCAGCGTGCAGGAGTGGTGTGCCTACGTCGGTGAGCTCGGTGGCTTCGAGCCGGTCGTCAACGTGGTCGAGCAGCCCGGCACGCTGCGGGGCTCGGTGGCCGACAACACCCGACGCCTCGCCATCACCGGTCCGTGCCGGGTCGGGTGGCGCGAGGGCATCAAGCAGGTCTACGACGACCGCGCCGGCAGGGCGGCGTCGTGA
- a CDS encoding acyl-CoA dehydrogenase family protein, with product MDFSFTSDQDELRELTRRLLTDRCTLEHLKDVRESDTGVDLALWREMAELGLVGIGLPESAGGGGLGFAEACIVLEEVGRAVAPVPALAVMAMAGPVLAEYGTAAQLEGLASGERIVSIAVHDLVGDVLEPAATVADGRITGVKVCAPMGHVADAFVVSTTDGLYYVAADADGVTVERQDTVDDLPDAKVTLDGAPGEKLTGPEGLVWMVERGRTGQSVIMAGVSAQALEITSEYVKERVQFDRVIATFQAVAQRAADTRIDSEAIWLTAWQAAMRIDAGLDASEQVSTAKFWAADGGQRVVHAATHLHGGVGVDRDYPLHRYYLWTKHQELFLGGATPNLLRLGQLLADTPA from the coding sequence ATGGACTTCTCCTTCACCTCCGACCAGGACGAGCTGCGCGAGCTGACCCGCCGGCTCCTCACCGACCGCTGCACCCTCGAGCACCTCAAGGACGTGCGCGAGTCCGACACCGGCGTCGATCTCGCCCTCTGGCGCGAGATGGCCGAGCTGGGCCTCGTGGGCATCGGCCTGCCCGAGTCCGCCGGTGGCGGTGGCCTGGGCTTCGCCGAGGCCTGCATCGTGCTCGAAGAGGTGGGTCGGGCCGTCGCCCCGGTGCCCGCCCTGGCGGTCATGGCCATGGCGGGGCCCGTGCTCGCCGAGTACGGCACCGCCGCCCAGCTCGAAGGTCTGGCGTCGGGTGAGCGCATCGTCTCGATCGCCGTGCACGACCTCGTGGGCGACGTCCTCGAGCCGGCCGCCACCGTCGCCGACGGCCGCATCACCGGGGTCAAGGTGTGCGCCCCGATGGGGCATGTGGCCGACGCCTTCGTCGTGTCGACCACCGACGGCCTCTACTACGTCGCCGCCGACGCCGACGGGGTCACCGTCGAGCGCCAGGACACCGTCGACGACCTCCCCGACGCCAAGGTCACCCTCGACGGCGCCCCCGGCGAGAAGCTCACCGGCCCCGAGGGGCTGGTGTGGATGGTCGAGCGGGGCCGCACCGGCCAGAGCGTGATCATGGCCGGGGTCAGCGCCCAGGCCCTCGAGATCACCTCCGAGTACGTCAAGGAGCGGGTCCAGTTCGACCGGGTGATCGCCACCTTCCAGGCCGTCGCCCAGCGCGCCGCCGACACCCGCATCGACTCCGAGGCCATCTGGCTCACCGCCTGGCAGGCGGCCATGCGCATCGACGCCGGCCTCGACGCCTCCGAGCAGGTGTCCACCGCCAAGTTCTGGGCCGCCGACGGCGGCCAGCGCGTCGTGCATGCCGCCACCCACCTCCACGGCGGGGTCGGCGTCGATCGCGACTACCCGCTGCACCGCTACTACCTGTGGACCAAGCACCAGGAGCTCTTCCTCGGCGGCGCCACCCCGAACCTGCTCAGGCTCGGCCAGCTGCTCGCCGACACGCCGGCCTAG
- a CDS encoding SDR family NAD(P)-dependent oxidoreductase, translated as MSRLNDRVAIVTGAGQGVGEGIARRLAAEGATVVVAARRAATGEPVAESIRAAGGDAWCLPTDVTRRADVEACVADTVERRGRLDIVVHNAFAGGVATRLESTPDDVWFQLSHTAVWASFWCAQAAFPHLAASPAGRFVMLTSPSGVEGSANLPLYSPVKGAQRAIAKSLAREWGPHGITVNCIAPVAETPALTDIFDQVPTLKGSIEARTPLGRIGDPVDDIGGVAAFLCSDDAGYVSGQTVVCDGGSFLGL; from the coding sequence GTGAGCCGGCTCAACGATCGCGTCGCCATCGTCACCGGAGCCGGTCAGGGTGTCGGTGAGGGCATCGCCCGCCGCCTCGCCGCCGAGGGCGCCACCGTGGTGGTCGCCGCCCGCCGCGCCGCCACCGGCGAGCCCGTGGCCGAGTCCATCCGCGCCGCAGGGGGCGACGCCTGGTGCCTCCCCACCGACGTCACCCGCCGAGCCGACGTCGAGGCCTGCGTGGCCGACACCGTCGAGCGCCGCGGCCGCCTCGACATCGTGGTGCACAACGCCTTCGCCGGCGGAGTGGCCACCCGCCTCGAGTCCACCCCCGACGACGTCTGGTTCCAGCTCTCGCACACCGCGGTGTGGGCCAGCTTCTGGTGCGCTCAGGCCGCCTTCCCCCACCTGGCCGCCAGCCCGGCCGGGCGCTTCGTCATGCTCACCTCGCCCTCGGGGGTGGAGGGCAGCGCCAACCTCCCGCTGTACTCCCCCGTGAAGGGCGCCCAGCGGGCCATCGCCAAGAGCCTGGCCCGCGAGTGGGGCCCACACGGCATCACGGTCAACTGCATCGCACCGGTGGCCGAGACCCCCGCCCTCACCGACATCTTCGACCAGGTCCCCACCCTCAAGGGCAGCATCGAGGCCCGCACCCCACTCGGGCGCATCGGCGACCCGGTCGACGACATCGGCGGCGTGGCCGCCTTCTTGTGCAGCGACGACGCCGGCTACGTCAGCGGCCAGACCGTCGTCTGCGACGGAGGCTCCTTCCTCGGGCTCTGA
- a CDS encoding sulfite exporter TauE/SafE family protein, whose amino-acid sequence MSPVELVVVALAGVGAGFVNAVAGGGTLISFPALTAVGLPVVSANVTSTVALSPGYLGGALAQRESVRRQRDRLKVLAPAGMLGGLAGGALLLLTGDELLERLVPFLILSASALLAGQERIRTSVERRRALRPDAARARPDHGISVGAIVAVFAASIYGGYFGAGLGIIFLAVLGALLPDDLRDVNALKQSMSFVVNLTAAAFFLFSGRVWWLAALVMAVGALAGGHLGGKLAVHLDPRVLRAVVVAIGVAVAIVYLVR is encoded by the coding sequence CTGAGCCCGGTCGAGCTGGTCGTCGTCGCCCTCGCCGGCGTCGGCGCCGGTTTCGTGAACGCCGTGGCCGGAGGCGGCACCCTCATCTCCTTCCCTGCCCTCACCGCCGTCGGCCTCCCGGTGGTGTCGGCCAACGTGACCTCGACCGTGGCCCTCTCGCCCGGGTACCTCGGCGGCGCGCTGGCCCAACGCGAGTCGGTGCGCCGCCAGCGCGACCGCCTGAAGGTCCTGGCCCCGGCCGGGATGCTCGGCGGCCTCGCCGGCGGGGCGCTGCTCCTGCTCACCGGGGACGAACTGCTCGAACGGCTGGTGCCCTTCCTCATCCTCTCGGCGAGCGCCCTGCTGGCCGGACAAGAGCGCATCCGCACGTCGGTCGAGCGGCGCCGGGCCCTCCGCCCCGACGCGGCCCGCGCCCGACCCGACCACGGGATCTCCGTGGGCGCCATCGTCGCCGTGTTCGCGGCGTCGATCTACGGCGGCTACTTCGGCGCCGGGCTCGGCATCATCTTCCTCGCCGTCCTCGGGGCGTTGCTCCCCGACGACCTGCGTGACGTCAACGCCCTCAAGCAGTCGATGTCGTTCGTGGTCAACCTCACCGCGGCGGCCTTCTTCCTCTTCTCCGGCCGGGTCTGGTGGCTGGCCGCGCTGGTCATGGCCGTCGGTGCCCTCGCCGGGGGCCACCTCGGCGGCAAGCTGGCCGTGCACCTCGACCCTCGGGTGCTGCGGGCGGTGGTGGTCGCCATCGGCGTGGCCGTCGCCATCGTGTACCTGGTGCGCTGA
- a CDS encoding SDR family oxidoreductase: MPIDTTAVARIDGTVAVVGAGPLADHLRHGLAAAGNDVASDVDGTGRLAAAVFAPWDPDEVRPVAFHELSDAGFHQAWQRTLDDAVATAVAARARFGPEGGRLVFVIPTIALAGGAGHAHWAAAAEGVHLLAKSAARQWGPDGITANVMAVGPDEVLGDPDSAGPVSIAEPALPDADPVAVLAFLCGPAAAHIGGQTLVVDGGLWM, translated from the coding sequence ATGCCGATCGACACCACCGCCGTGGCGCGCATCGACGGCACCGTCGCCGTGGTGGGCGCCGGGCCGCTGGCCGACCACCTGCGCCACGGCCTCGCCGCCGCCGGGAACGACGTCGCCTCCGACGTGGACGGCACCGGGCGCCTGGCCGCCGCCGTCTTCGCCCCCTGGGACCCGGACGAGGTGCGCCCCGTCGCCTTCCACGAGCTCAGCGACGCCGGCTTCCACCAGGCCTGGCAGCGCACGCTCGACGACGCCGTGGCCACCGCGGTGGCCGCCCGGGCCCGGTTCGGCCCCGAGGGTGGACGACTGGTGTTCGTGATCCCCACCATCGCCCTGGCCGGGGGCGCCGGGCACGCCCACTGGGCCGCCGCCGCCGAAGGGGTGCACCTGCTGGCCAAGTCGGCCGCCCGCCAGTGGGGTCCGGACGGCATCACCGCCAACGTCATGGCCGTCGGTCCCGACGAGGTGCTCGGCGATCCCGACTCGGCCGGGCCGGTCTCGATCGCCGAGCCGGCCCTCCCCGATGCCGATCCGGTGGCGGTGCTGGCCTTCCTGTGCGGGCCGGCCGCTGCCCACATCGGGGGCCAGACCCTCGTGGTCGACGGAGGGCTGTGGATGTGA
- a CDS encoding SDR family NAD(P)-dependent oxidoreductase, with protein MSWDGTGQHVLLTGASSGIGAAAAVELARAGARVCLVARRQERLAEVLEQVRKHSPDSTVLAADLSDLDGLASVADRATEALGGRIDVLVNNAGVPKRRRVVGMSPADVEGVMAMNYFSPVRLTLAVLPQMVERNAGQILNVSSMGVHMAAFGVGAYSASKAALEMFTESLHVELAHTDVRAHLFIPGTTLSEFSTPKDDNDPPFPVDPATAATSEEVAVALVAALGDDRLITYATEKDAATSATKAADPDAFLAGLRPTFAQITGAS; from the coding sequence GTGAGCTGGGACGGCACCGGCCAGCACGTCCTGCTCACGGGTGCCTCCTCGGGCATCGGCGCCGCGGCCGCCGTGGAGCTGGCGCGGGCCGGCGCCCGGGTCTGCCTCGTCGCCCGCCGCCAGGAGCGCCTGGCCGAGGTGCTCGAGCAGGTGCGCAAGCACTCCCCCGACTCCACCGTGCTCGCCGCCGACCTGTCCGACCTGGACGGGTTGGCGTCGGTGGCCGACCGGGCGACCGAGGCGCTCGGCGGCCGCATCGACGTGCTGGTCAACAACGCCGGGGTGCCCAAGCGCCGGCGCGTGGTGGGCATGAGCCCGGCCGACGTCGAGGGCGTGATGGCCATGAACTACTTCTCGCCCGTGCGGCTCACGCTGGCCGTGCTCCCCCAGATGGTCGAGCGCAACGCCGGCCAGATCCTGAACGTGTCGTCGATGGGGGTCCACATGGCCGCCTTCGGCGTGGGCGCCTACTCGGCATCGAAGGCGGCGCTGGAGATGTTCACCGAGTCGCTGCACGTGGAGCTGGCCCACACCGACGTGCGGGCCCACCTCTTCATCCCGGGCACCACGCTGTCGGAGTTCTCCACTCCCAAGGACGACAACGACCCGCCGTTCCCCGTCGACCCGGCCACCGCCGCCACCTCCGAGGAGGTCGCCGTCGCCCTGGTTGCCGCCCTCGGCGACGACCGGCTCATCACCTACGCCACCGAGAAGGACGCGGCCACGTCGGCCACCAAGGCCGCCGACCCCGACGCCTTCCTCGCCGGCCTGCGCCCCACCTTCGCCCAGATCACCGGCGCCTCGTAG